The Scyliorhinus canicula unplaced genomic scaffold, sScyCan1.1, whole genome shotgun sequence DNA window GCGATCGCCATCTTTCTTAGGGGCAATGTTTTGAATGACTGGGCGGAGCTTGTTGCCCATTATTCAGAATAAAGACAGCCTGTCCAtcaaactgcattaacctttcagaCCCAAGGTCTTATTTGTGAAGCAGATAtcgaaagaaaaataaagaaatcCTGCCCTCCGGATCCCAATACCTCATGGGACGCCCTGCCCCTTGTGTTTAAAgatctgttcagtcacatgaatacTAGGACAGACACTCacaaccaagaacaaagaaaagtgcagcacagggacaggccttttgcactccaagcctgtgccgatcatgatgccctaactaaaaaataGCTTCTGCCTTTACCTGGTTTACTCCcttatcctgggtgggattcttccagccctgggccaggtcagagaatccctgcgATGGTGCCACGCCCCCACTCACCCCGACGCCAGCacacgattctccacagagcagagAATCAATGCTATTGGCGTCGGCGTGGTTGGCCGGCGCGAGCCACTCtacgcccgccgattctcggccatagacgagcctcacggtagcatggtggttagcatcaatgcttcacagctccagggtcccaggttcgattcccggctgggtcactgtctgtgtggagtctgcacgtcctccctgtgtgtgcgtgggtttcctccgggtgctccggtttcctcccacagtccaaagatgtgcaggttaggtggattggccatgctaaattgcccatgctaaattgcccatagtgtaaggttaatgggggggattgttgggttatacgggttacgtgggtttaagtagggtgatcattgctcggcacaacatcgagggccgaagggcctgttctgtgctgtactgttctaagtctaagatGGGAGCGAGAGGCCGTAGTGaaaacgccgagtcccgccggcggtctacactgctctcagccggcaggaactcagcgtggaagggtctgcTGGCAGcctgtggcgggggggtgggtgtaAGAAGGGGACTTTGACCCCGGGGGAGGCCTCCAATAAGCAGGCCATCCTCTCTGTTCCCCCGGCCTCTTTTCGTCCGCGTTAGCCCCTGtactcctgtgccatgttgtgtcagggccggcgcgttgccactgcgcatgcgcagatcccgcagCACCTAGTTTGCAATGGGATCGGCAGCTAGatcagcgtgaaccactccagcgccgtgctggcctcctgtaggggccaaaattacctggcagcggcccgttcacggcaTTATAAAACGTGATGGCGTTTACgatggtgtggacactctgccgcagaatgggagaatcccgcccatgtgtccatccagatgcctcttcataaattcataacatacaggagcagaattaggtgattcggcccattaccaattaaaaatctgtctaactcctcctttaatttactcactgtccctgcatccactgtccacggcactctggggtagcaaattccacagattcacatccctttgggagaagtcgtttgtcctcaaatctgtttgaaatttgctacctcttattctaagattatgacctttcgttttagaatgccccacaagacgaacgatctgctccacgtctactttatccatatttttagcatcttgtacacctcaatttgatctcccctcattattctaaatctagagagtataggcctgaaCTGTTCAATCCCTCCCCATACgacacccctcatctctggaataaatccagtgaacctcctctgaactgcctccaatcccactacatctttcctcaaataaggcaccaaaactgtgcacaataatcCAGGTGCGGACTTACCAATACCTTGTAtagttgcacagtaagaagtctgacaacatcaggttaaagtccaacaggtttgtttcaaacaagagctttcggagcgcagctccttcctcaggttccttcctggtgttgtaagacttcttactgtgctcaccccagtccaacaccgggatctccacatcttgtatagttgcaacactttcttacctttatactcaattccttttgctataaatggcaacattccattttaTTTCCTTATTATCTGTTGCACCTTCATGCTTATTttgtgtgactcatgcacaaggacacccagatctgtttgcatcggagcaccccaaagtctctaaccatttagataataagttgcctttccatttttccaaccaaaatacatgacctcacatttatctatgttaaactccatcctgccacattttggcccactctcctaacctgtctatgtccatttgtaaggttcttatttccttattaaaactatttttgtgtcatctgcaaatttggctatagaaccttctatccctgtatccaagttgttattatagattgtaaatagctggggcccaaggactgaaccctgtggcagcccactagttacatcttgccatccagaaaaagaaccATTTATCCTGATTCActgtctcctgtccgtcagccagtcttctttCTAACCtagtaaattacccctaatcccatgtgatctcaccttgtgaattacccttctgtgcagcatcttatcaaatgccttccagaagtccagatatacggCATCTACAAGATCTAAATCTGCAgatgcttgttacatctttgaagattGGATTGTCTCAGTCTTTGTGAGAAGAAACTCTATGAGCTCCTCACAGTTGTTGGATTTGAGGATGTAGGAAAGGGGGAGAAGACAGCTCTTCAAAAGGAGCTAACTTGTTTGAGATGCTAGAAACACCAGACACACTGTACCTTTCACAAAAAGCTGGTTTATTTGACATTTTTTTTCCACAATAGCAAGACCTGAGAATGGGATGGAGCTTATTAACATCAGCAGAAGAGCAATCAAATGAACATGTGGAGTCTGGGATGTcattatcagcaaattccaaTCATTGTAGTTTATTGTGGACTCGCTGGTGTCTTAGCAGAGTGGATGACTGATTGaaactcttcccacacacagagcaggtgaacggcctctccccagtgtgaacccgctggtgtgtcagcaggtggggtgaagtaatgaatcccttcccacatttggagcaggtaaatggcctctcccctgtatggatccgctggtgtgtctgcaggtgggatgaagtAATGAAGCCCTTTCCACAATCatagcaggtgaacggcctcaccccggtgtggactcgctggtgtatcagcaggttggatgcattgataaatcccttcccacactcaaagCAGGTGAATGCCTTCACTCCAGTGTGGATTCGCTGGTGTGCAGTGAGATGACAAGCTTGCCTGAACCCAgttccacagtgagagcacctgaacggtctctcgtcagtgtgaatacgttgatggcGCACCAGTTCCctggaacttttatagcacttcccgcaatctggacatttaaaaggtctctcgtcagtgtgaactcgctggtgtgactgcagatcagacgactgagtaaatcccttcccacactcagaacaagtgaatggcctctctccagtgtgagtgcACTGATGTGTGAGCAGGTGGGACGACCGAGTGAATCGCttcccacattgggagcaggtaaatggcttctcgctagtgtgaacttgctggtgtacagtgaggtgagatgCTTGTCTGAATCCAGCCCCACAATGAATGCACGTGAATGGCCTCACGTCAGTGTGAACACTTTGATGGGTCATCAGGTTCCCAGAACTTTTAAAGCGcttcccacagtctgggcatttaaatggcctctccccagtgtgaactcgctggtgcttcAGAAGGGTGGATGacagaatgaatcccttcccacactgggagcaggtaaaTGGTTTTTCTCCAGTGTGATTGcgccgatgagtttccagctctgATGGGTAATTAAATCCTTTACCgcaatcctcacatttccatggcttctccccagtgtgactgagtTTATGTTCCAACAGGCCAGATGTTTGGCTGGAACTTTGTCGATACTCCGAGGGAACAatactttttccttccatgttcaaattcCGATATTCAGGTTGCGATAAATTGGGtgactgtcagatcctgatgtgatgtttggtttgagtttcaCAACTTTAAATCCTCCCCTTCAAACACTCTGCGAAATTGATATAAAACTAAAACGAGTGAGAAccgacaaaaacacaaaggcaggttgtgaaactgAACTGATTGAATCAACACAGTTTAAAATTTGCAGTTCTGGGAATATGACCCATATGAACTCCAAACGTTAAGCGTGTTTTTCgtttcacagatgctgccggatctgctgagtttatccagaattttctatttttatttgagTTCTCATTGTTCTTTTCAAATCACTCCATGACATTGTTGTTCAATAtttcataaaacatacagtgtagaaggagatcattcggcccatcgagtctgcaccgacccacttaagccctcacttccaccttatccccgtaacccctcctataACCTATAACCCCTGAATTTCCTTCAAATTCCGCTCTTCTAATGTCCCATAAAAAAGGAATCTCCCTCAGTCCAGGAATAAAACATTTCTCTTGGTTTATGTTTCCTGTGTGTTAATCCTCCCCTTCTGATCCCCTGTAAAAGGCGTTTCCGCaatccatcactgtcagtccaggatagaatgCCACATTCTCGCCGCGCACGCGCACTGCTGCCCTGGTTAGGGTGCGCATGCGCCATCCTTCCCCTTGGCCCATTTAAAATGGCGGCCATTAACTGGGGCCTTGCAGGGGAAATGCGGCACCGAAATTACTTCCCAAATTGATGCAAAATCAGGACTGGGAGGGTCTTCCTATGGGTTAAACGCTTTCACTGAGTAATTGCAAAGCCTTCCCACCTACTCTTCCGCCTCCATTACCTTCCCAAAACTTGCCGTTTCTCATCATTTGTGGAGAGCTCATCACTGTCTCTCCGCAGCTTCAGCACAGCTACTGCGCATGCTCAATTCACAATTTGCTACTGCGCCTGCGCACGCCGTTTCTCTGGCGAGGATAGAGCCCATTCTGCACAATGACGAATGTTGGGTTAGTTCTGATTCAATTTCGATTGAAACACCAACACCAAGATATACAATTATGTGATCAAATGATATTTGAACCGAAGACCACAGTCCTTGAACTATATTTTTTTACACATAGGTTggtaaatacaataataataataatcggtattgtcacaagtaggcttacattaacacttcaatgaggtAACTgttaaaagctcctagtcgccacattctggcgcctgtttgggtacacagagggagaattcagaatgtccaaattacctaacagcacatttttcaggacttgtgggaggaaaccggagcacctggaggaaacccacgcagacacggggagaacgtacaaactcagtacagacagtgcccaagtcgggaatcgaaccatggaccctggagctatgaagcaacagtgagaGAAATAAGTCTGAAGTTGAACCAGAAACTTAAGGTTGAAAGAACATGAAAAGTGTTTGAAGTGGCCACCAGGAAGCGTCATGAAAATATGTGAGTCTGGCACATATTTTGTTAAGATGTTTCATAGTGGAAAGATTAGGTTGGTACATATAAATCATGTTTTACCTTCAGAGGTTCATGAAGAGAAGGAAGTTGGGAAGAATCAAATGAGTCTGATGAGTTGGATAGTTGGAATATGAGTGCGGTACCTATAGTTATAGTTACTCCGGTACtatatggaacacgctgcctgggtaggtggtaggagcaggaatgatagtggcatttaaggggcatctagacaaatatatgaatagggtgggaatggaaggatacagactttGTAAGTGCGaagggttttagtttaggcaggtactatggtcggtgcaggcttggagggccaaagggcctggtttgttctttgttctagttcTATCTCGGGTGAAATTAACAAAAGAAAAGTCCAGAAAGTTACAAATGAACTCCTGCCCctgaattggggcagcagggtagcatggtggttagcataaatgcttcacagctccagggtcccaggttcgattcccggctgggtcactgtctgtgtggagtctgcacgtcctccccctgtgtgcgtgggtttcctccgggtgctccggtttcctcccacagtccaaagatgtgcgggttaggtggattggccatgctaaattgcccgtagtgtccttaaaagtaaggttagtggggggggtggttgttgggttacgggtatagggtgaatccgtggggttgagtagggtgatcatggctcggcacaacattgagggccgaagggcctgttctgtgctgtactgttctatgttctataggcaaGCTTTTCGAAAATGTTCTatgccgccgaggacccgagttcgatcgcaGCCCCggtccactgtccgtgtggagtttgcacattttccccatgcctgcatagatcttacccccacaacccgaagctgtgcagggtaggtggattggacatgctaaattgccccttaattggaaaaacataattgggtactctaaatttagtaagaaaaaagaaaatggtgCTTCCCATTCTATCTGTTTCAGGACAGTGCGGAAACTTTACTGTCCAATTAAACACTCACATCATCCGGTATTTTTAGATCAGAGACTGAGATACAGATCGGTTTGGGGGTAACTCTCATCTCCCGTTTTCAGGCACTTTGTCTTGAACGATAACAAATGGGATGAAGACAAAtctttaaaaaacctttaaacttTAGTTTAAATTCTCACAGCGATGCTTGACTGTAAAAGGGTGAAGCAAACATTCACAAATGGACACAATAGTGTCAACCTTACATAACTTTATTTCCAGATTAAAGATGAACAAGACACCATTTTGATCTTTCTTTTTCCAAATATTTTGATATTTTTTCTCAGTCTTGCCAagatgttttgttttctttcttcaggTGTCTTTCCCGATCGCTGTATTGTGACTGAGGAAAAATCAAACTAAAAAAGTTAGCTTACGTGGGTAAACAAATGCTTCAACCTTCTTAGACCAAAAAGTGTTAAAGAGAGTGGagcttcccacagcttgtgagctccgaaacataacttcaaggctgacgtttatcttcagagattgagacgttttggtgccttttccaattgcaccagtaaattgtgattcacactgaaaggtttaTTTTCATTCAGTTATTAaaacatttcactttctcagcaTTGATACTATAgatcaaatcccaattgttcACTTCTCTTGTAGCTAgtgtgtggagaagatcatgttcactgtagatcGGTCAGCACAGGAACCAcactgtgcttctggataaactcagtctgcAAGCAGATGAATCTTCAAACATGACCTTAGTGAAGGTCTTCCCAGTGATGCTAAAgagtgagatgtccctgtagttgCTGCAATTtcctctgtcactgctgtttttgTAGATTGTGATATTTGTATCAACGTTTCCTGTGAAatggatcctacctgccaagaggAGGAAATTATGCAGGCGTGGCAGTCGATGGAACTCTCCGTGTTTGAGCAGTTCAGCTCGAATTCAATCCTTTCTGGGTgcctttctgcttgctcagcaacGAATGGCTTTTTCCAGCACAAGTGATGGCATTTTGTGcaactcaaccatgacaggaagctgcaggagagtcaaacagagactgggaattgtccatctcacaggggtacagctcacAGCCGTGTTCAACGCAGCGGGACATCTGTTTAGATCTGTCAGTGAGAACTTCAGCATCTGCTGATTTCAGTTGGGCAACATTGGTGAAGGAAGAACCAAGTGTCCTCTTAATCACATCAAATCCAGTAGTTTTCAGAGGCAATTCACATTCTGTGATGTCGGCTGATCCAGTGATTATttcacacgttctccccgtcttttCCACAACTGTCTTGGTTACTTTCACATGATGCAGTGTTCTCGTGTTGGGTTTATGTTGTTCATCAGGTCGGCTTTGCTTTTTGCTTCAATGACAGATGACATCTCTGCTGAGTGGCTCTCAAAACAGTCTTTGTTGTGGgttccacctttaccaaatgttgctgctgctgtgtcagaaatgATTCAACTCAGCAACTTCCAAACTTCATCAATGTTGATTGTTGAATCTTGTGTCTGTGAAATAATtcactgttttgtttcagattccttgATAATTTATGTGGACGTCAGCAAGAATTGTCAGCAAGGATTAATCAGCACTTTCTAATCGGAGATGTGGAAAATTGGAACAAGGTGTAATTTCAATGGAGGAGTTGGGCAAATTCTGCCCATCAAAATCCCCCAATATGCCAATTAAAATTCACCACTGGGGTGACCATTGAAAATTAACTCTCTCCTGAATGTGGGAGAGACAGAATGTGTGAGAAACAGCTCCTCCAATCAGATTCAGTCTCTCCCAATCTGGCTGCTCCTCCTGTTCAGGCCTGGATGTGATTTACAGGAAAGTCCACTCATTGCAgttacttgtgaactcgctggtgtctcagcagagtgGATGACCGACCAAACCTCTTCCCACAcatagaacaggtgaatggcttctccccagtgtgaacttgctgatgtctctgGAGGGTACATGTCTgattgaatctcttcccacacacagcgcatgagaacggcttctccccagtgtgagtgcgctggtgtacagtgaggtcagatgattgCTTGAACCCACTCCCACAGCGAGAGCATCTGaacggtttctcgtcagtgtgaacacgttgatgggacattagctccccagaacttttatGGCCTTTCCCACAGTCTGAGCATCTAAAAGGTCTCTCttcagagtgaactcgctggtgtctcagcaggtgggctgaaatggtgaatcccttcccacactcggagcagatgaatggtctctccccagcatgcattcgctggtgtgtcaacaggttggatgactgagtgaatcccttcccacattctgagcaggtgaacggcctctccccggtgtgaacccaCTGGTGTATCAGCAAGTGGGACGaggtagtgaatcccttcccgcacttgGGGCAGATGAACGgtcgctccccagtgtgaattcgccgaTGAATTTTCAGCCTAACTGGATAGTCAAAACCCTTCCCGCAATCCACACATTTCaacagtttctcctcagtgtgacgtTGTTTGTTGTTCGACCGGTCGGATCGGCTGAAGTGTCGTCCAAACATATAACATGTGGACAGTTTCCCCTCACTGTGAtcggtgctttttccttccatgttcaaaatccgatcATATTCAGGTTATGGTAAATTAGgcgactctgtcagatcctgatgtgatgtttggtttcagtttcccgACAGAAAGTCTTCCCCTTCCAATACCCTGTGAAATTGagttaaaacagaaaaaagggagtGAGAACTCACAAAGACAGCTGATGAAATTGTGTTGAAACAGGTCATTGGTGGGGTCGAGGTAGTGGCCAGGGAGACAGATTTTACATATCTACAATTGACCAGAACCTCCCAAActgtccccctccaccacctcgatGGACTGGGATGGCAGGTATATGTGAACACCTTCACCTCCAAATTCCTctctaagtcacacaccatcctgacctttagaattagaacagtacagcacagaacaggcccttcggccctcgatgttgtgccgagcaatgatcaccctactcaagcccacgtaaacctatcccagtaacccaacaacccccattaaccttatttttaggacactaagggcaatttagcctggccaatccacctaacccgcacatctttggactgtgggaggaaaccggagcacccggaggaaacccacgcacacacggggaggatgtgcagactccgcacagacagtgacccaagccggaattgaacctgggaccctggagctgtgaagcatttatgctaaccgccatgctaccgtgctgcccctgtctgacATTCAGGCTGAAAGAGCAGAAACTTCATCCAGTTAAACATGTAGAGtgaagccattgtcttcaacCCTCACTGCAAACTCCATTCCCtactcactgactccatccctcttcaATCTCCACGACAATCTCCATTCCCTACACATGGACTCCATCCCGCTCCCTGGGAACTGTCTCAGGCTGAACCCTGGCTCACACCCAACACAAAATATTTCACCCCAAGATGAGTTTTCAACTATACATCCACAAGACTATTTTCACCTCAGTAACATTGGCCGACACCACTTAATGCGAAAGGACAGAACCTAACCGTCTACGTTTTTGTGAAAAAAGAGTCTTGTTGCATTTCTTATGTTCAAACTGGATTTTTTGGGTGAACAGCAACCAATAAGACGGCCAACCCTCTGCCTATGAGTCAGCAGAATAAAAATATTAACTTCTCCGATTTGGAAATGTCTGACTCATAAGGTGCATCTGAAGAGCTTCTACCAGACCATCGCTGAACTGCACTGTCCCAACATCAGAGGGAGCTACCGGAGGCCATTTGACAAACTGCTGCTAACAGAGTCTGTGAGTGTCTTCCCAAACACCAAACCCTGAACAGACAGCACCTCTTTCTACCTATAAtgtcagagaggatatcagccTGGAACACAAAGGCAACTGCCAGGCACTTGTGATGAATGAAGCAGATGTTTATACACATAGAGCTGGAATCTCCACCACTCACAGCGGGGTCCCTGATGCAGTGGAGAATTGGAGAATCGGTATTGGCGTTGGGCGCCGATCCAAGCGTGATGCTCTGACAGCCACCCTGCTGATGGCGGGATTGGGCTTCATGCCTGCGCGCTAACAAGAGGACGTAAATAatacaaatgggtcttaatgaccgatTAGAGTCAATGGCTGACAGTCAGCAAGAAGTTGGAGTCTTTTAAACATGACCCTATGAAGATCTTCCCAGTGATGTTAAGGACTGAAATGTCTTCATAGTTGTTGTAATCTCATCCGTCACTGCTGGttgtatatagatagatagaatagatagaacagtacagcacagaacaggcccttcggccctcgatgttgtgccgagcaattatcaccctcctcaaacctacgtatccaccctatacccgtaacccaatggtTCCTGTCACCTACCAGAGATGAAGGAGGTCATGAAGGTGTGGCAGTCGATGGGACTTTCCGTGGTTGAGTAGTTCAGttggaattccatccttgccgggcacctttctgcttgctcagcaatcaatggccCTATTCGTCTCAAATGATGAGGGTTCCTTGTCCAACTCACTGtgacaggaagctgcaggagagtcaaacagagactgggagatgtccgtctcacaggggtacagctcaGTCATGTTCAACCCAGCGGGACATCTGGTTACTTCTGTCGGtgagatcttcaccacctgccaaTTTCAGCCGGGCAACTTTGGTGATGGTCAGATGAAGCGTCCTCTTGATCTCATCACACAGAGATTTCCATTGTCACAGGCAGTCTGGAATCACTGACACCAGCTGATCCAATGTGTATTTACAGAGTGTGTCCCTGATTTTTACACATCTGTCTTGGCTACTTTCACATGATGCAATTTAATTTCCCAATGGACAGAAGTCAGCAGGAATTGTCAGCAAGGATTAATCTGCACTTTCTAATTGAAGTTGACAACCAGTGGAGCATTTGCTGACACTGATTTGCATCAGAGATCAATTTAGGATTGAAGAACAAATTGATAATTTTACTGTAAAGGTGTTCCGATTGAGAGTTTTTGAATTGAGGAAGATCACAGGTGGGGCTTTTAAAAAGGGGCATTGCAGCCCCGAAAGTCAGTGACATCTCCAGAATATTGAACTGCAGCCAGTTATAGGAACTGTCAACATcagcaggatcaaaccagatattgtcagacgatcaatcctggatgtgattagcAGCAGCCAAACAGCAGATTCCAGTCCCTGCactcacttgtgaactcgctggtgtctcagcaggtgttgtgactgagtgaatcccactCCACACAAGGAGCAGGTGAACCATCTCCCCCCCGCCCGGTGTGATCCCACTGAtgtgtcagcagttgggatgaccaagggaatcccttcccacacacggagcaggtgaacagcttctccccagtgtgagtgcgttggtgctcACTGAGATCAGCTGACTGACTGAAACCCTCTCCACAGGTGATGCACCTGAATGGATCCTCATTTGTGTGCATTTGGTGATGTGTCTGGAGGGTGAATATCTgagtgaatccctccccacacacaaagcAAATGAATGGTTTCTGAcccgtgtgaattcgctggtgttcagtgaggaTGGATAAGGACTTGAATTTCTCTTCACAGGTTGTGCAGCTGAATGGCTtttcctcagtgtgaactcgctggtgtaaccGAAGggcagataactgagtgaatctcctctcacacacagaacagatgaaaggcctttccccagtgtgaacacgtcgaTGGATTTCCAGCTGGGATGAAGAATTGAATCCTTTATCGCATTCCTCACATTGCCACCATTTCTCCATGGTGCCAGTTTCCTTGTATCTCTCCAGTTTCAACaaagaaattgaaatgaaaatgaaatgaaaatcgcttattgtcacgagtaggcttcaatgaagttactgtgaaaacccctagtcgccacattccggcgcctgtccggggcagctggtacaggaatcgaacattgctgctggcctgctttaaaagccagcgattgagcttagtgagctaaaccagcccctttgaagcCCAATTGAAGCTATgtccacacacacagaacacaattACGCTTTTTTCC harbors:
- the LOC119961334 gene encoding zinc finger protein 239-like, translating into MEGKSIVPSEYRQSSSQTSGLLEHKLSHTGEKPWKCEDCGKGFNYPSELETHRRNHTGEKPFTCSQCGKGFILSSTLLKHQRVHTGERPFKCPDCGKRFKSSGNLMTHQSVHTDVRPFTCIHCGAGFRQASHLTVHQQVHTSEKPFTCSQCGKRFTRSSHLLTHQCTHTGERPFTCSECGKGFTQSSDLQSHQRVHTDERPFKCPDCGKCYKSSRELVRHQRIHTDERPFRCSHCGTGFRQACHLTAHQRIHTGVKAFTCFECGKGFINASNLLIHQRVHTGVRPFTCYDCGKGFITSSHLQTHQRIHTGERPFTCSKCGKGFITSPHLLTHQRVHTGERPFTCSVCGKSFNQSSTLLRHQRVHNKLQ